The Paramisgurnus dabryanus chromosome 3, PD_genome_1.1, whole genome shotgun sequence genome includes a window with the following:
- the atad5a gene encoding ATPase family AAA domain-containing protein 5 isoform X1: MAGVVAMAAVMEDFESQPCKKVRKDAETPPVRTITNYFSPKPVEKPFSPPRSNNIMDYFKKTPPAQEIKSCSKVTKENSPQPSEQVSSHEIPGKPLRAKGLKRTRKTKDIKKSNEEDAQVPTDDVILIENQKDLSIKESAKGIDTSSETVCDGSLDKQLGKKKIATEADPNAMKETMESCDLGRKKDCGNSALSAPTEMKAKNKKSTLRRNRKAKGGCEEAKQCVSNAQESDQPVCDAKSEEDADKTSVPNSTVTISFEDFVLKESLKEDEGDDITSSDSVVPETLGDANACKDQSESAVVPLQVSPRTLTVQAEVHPISPDQELVKVAKDFKVASIFSRNKCKTKENKTLAVLSPEVKPNVLPDLKRKSNVVILEEDLELDVVESSTNPKSTEAERKQFMNAFKQPSLDGFKSKTNKSQSKQNQIETMDKEHEDTSLESKSVTSPEQTEEQKNCPGDKKKPDRKPGKKRQAKMDEDAPKEPKEVTKEMEIDKESSPAEDEGSKQTGRELRRSSRDLSHRQSATVLNTNSTSQKGRQKGKPKDDVTQNTPSVASTPKVHRLKRGIYKAEMLCPPDMKCSPIRMRITRLLPSSATKGGDFEISSPLSTQEINAEKKRKRAKKLVEKAKALRQSKKDTTKENTTLRRSSRSKESSVNYCDEDSIVFMEESKSTPVTTQESGKSQKKLRSLNEVLGKPQSKACKAPAATKLAPLFVEKKRASGVISIFDDSSRDASETSQDDEQFRAKREFLKSGLPESFKKQMAKTAASREAYSQACASFQTVVHVQQTATDLSIWNLQWPTNPLLIRLKESYDLPSLPLISLEKSLGHITVPAKRTLCHQVSSFRKEISESVRQHLLEEIKLSNPSFPHQRFFTRFVKRREDYNLQASTPEPEGESKTLCSAESDVLGRKRKRVDEGEGTGKVVKKPKSSHTDDEVIVIEPTGKAGAQAAQDIPEPVPSKRGRRGRLQRQKEEPQPAKSLSPVANQSASPGVVGTEDVVKEDVLWTEKYQPQHSSDVIGNMESVRKLHSWLKEWKLRADREEKRKQQEKQQDDDANESWLMSEGLEDMEDLMCNTLLITGPTGVGKTAAVYACAQELGFKVFEVNSSSQRSGRHILSQLKEATQSHQVDIQGVNAHKPSSFSNYSSASVNTKPGNSPRKVNSPRRVVSSPRKPPQSPRSAPSRKGGLAPTSLASFFKAGVKPAGKEVNNQDKKAQTAIKACPKKETVQKGKQGSGEVPTSTKITTEDQGKRTATSLILFEEVDIIFDDDTGFLAAVKTFMTTTKRPVILTTSDPAFGATFDGYFEEINFKVPSVTDVSSYLQLLCLAENMRTDARDVSSLLDLNRCDIRQSLLHLQFWACSGGGKQVQKPLPTSDIKCAVKSDIHESVKAEDLCGDSLPPCHNACTESLLGIRNLETDNLEELLLNNESSVLESIKCWDLLSEVHRRGINLLYSNMESLLPLPTPSIQPSTFRSQPAPNTQPQPEHISQTLSLDLLDEPSDDSSPLKLSSRMRGRKKLIVGNKDVFHSDSDSENDFISLPKPSKALAQKTKSEPADQSATQVSEDVPVKPRRAVLTEAERKKSEPVLQCLSSLAEYIDNMSFLDSSLHCQPSQAEGICRLRDFCWTGAEVKSGMTDDVRLECASQVTGIGGEDIHAVLGHMSFSKCRAAVSKAWDRAQHLEEDIRRDAEMELSLPVASHRQGFSLAQNTPCEPRVVEMRGEVMRSVLSNRSAGTLGNRTAVSLDYLPTLRAICRSEKLKEQGKIKRRFLHYLDGIHFTLPKSTMGFLASEFP; encoded by the exons ATGGCTGGGGTCGTTGCTATGGCAGCTGTCATGGAGGATTTTGAGAGTCAG CCATGCAAGAAAGTAAGGAAGGATGCAGAAACACCACCTGTCAGAACCATAACTAACTACTTTTCACCTAAGCCGGTGGAAAAACCATTCTCGCCACCACGATCCAACAACATTATGGACTATTTCAAGAAGACCCCACCAGCACAGGAGATAAAAAGCTGCTCTAAGGTAACTAAAGAGAATTCCCCTCAACCATCAGAGCAAGTTAGTAGTCATGAAATCCCAGGCAAACCTTTAAGAGCAAAGGGGCTCAAGCGAACCAGGAAGACCAAGGATATAAAAAAGTCCAATGAGGAGGATGCACAAGTGCCCACTGATGATGTTATCTTGATAGAGAACCAGAAAGATCTTTCGATAAAGGAAAGTGCCAAAGGTATTGATACATCGTCTGAAACTGTTTGTGATGGCTCTTTAGATAAACAATTAGGTAAGAAGAAAATTGCTACAGAGGCTGATCCAAATGCTATGAAGGAGACCATGGAAAGTTGTGACCTAGGCAGAAAGAAAGATTGTGGGAATTCTGCTCTTAGCGCTCCTACAGAGATGAAGGCTAAAAACAAGAAATCTACCTTAAGGAGAAACCGAAAGGCAAAGGGTGGCTGTGAAGAAGCAAAGCAGTGTGTATCTAATGCTCAAGAGTCTGACCAGCCCGTATGTGATGCTAAATCTGAGGAAGATGCCGATAAGACATCCGTGCCGAACAGCACTGTCACAATATCATTTGAAGACTTTGTGCTTAAAGAGAGCCTGAAGGAGGATGAGGGCGATGACATTACCAGCTCTGACAGCGTTGTTCCTGAGACATTGGGTGATGCTAACGCCTGTAAAGATCAGAGTGAATCTGCAGTTGTTCCTTTGCAGGTCTCTCCTCGAACTCTCACGGTCCAGGCTGAGGTGCATCCCATTTCCCCGGATCAGGAGTTGGTTAAGGTTGCCAAGGATTTTAAAGTAGCATCAATTTTCAGTagaaacaaatgtaaaacaaaagaGAACAAGACTTTGGCTGTTCTTAGCCCAGAGGTTAAACCAAATGTATTGCCTGACCTCAAAAGGAAATCTAATGTTGTTATTCTTGAAGAAGATTTGGAGCTTGATGTGGTGGAGTCAAGCACCAATCCCAAAAGCACTGAGGCAGAGAGAAAACAGTTCAtgaatgcctttaaacaacctAGCCTTGATGGGTTTAAAAGCAAAACCAACAAAAGCCAGAGCAAGCAAAACCAGATTGAGACCATGGACAAGGAGCATGAAGATACATCTCTGGAAAGCAAATCTGTGACCAGCCCTGAGCAGACTGAAGAACAGAAAAACTGTCCTGGGGATAAAAAGAAGCCAGATAGGAAGCCTGGGAAAAAGAGACAAGCAAAGATGGATGAAGATGCACCTAAAGAACCCAAGGAAGTTACGAAAGAGATGGAGATTGACAAAGAAAGTAGCCCAGCTGAAGATGAAGGCAGCAAACAGACTGGCAGAGAGCTGAGGAGGTCATCCAGAGATCTTTCACACAGACAGTCTGCAACTGTGCTCAATACAAATTCAACATCCCAGAAAGGGAGACAAAAAGGTAAACCGAAGGATGACGTGACTCAAAATACACCCTCCGTTGCCTCCACTCCAAAAGTTCACAGGCTCAAAAGGGGCATTTATAAAGCTGAAATGCTGTGCCCACCAGACATGAAATGCAGCCCTATCAG GATGAGAATCACCAGACTATTACCGTCGTCTGCCACCAAAGGCGGAGATTTTGAAATATCAAGCCCTCTTTCAACACAG GAGATTAACGCAGAGAAGAAAAGAAAACGAGCAAAAAAGCTGGTGGAAAAAGCCAAAGCTTTACGGCAAAGCAAAAAGGACACTACTAAGGAAAACACAACTCTACGACGCTCTTCAAGAAGCAAAGAGTCTAGCGTAAATTACTGTGATGAG GACTCTATTGTATTTATGGAGGAAAGTAAAAGCACTCCAGTCACTACACAGGAAAGTGGCAAAAGCCAGAAGAAGCTCCGTAGTTTAAATGAGGTTTTGGGGAAACCTCAAAGCAAAGCTTGTAAGGCACCTGCTG CTACTAAACTGGCTCCTCTGTTTGTTGAGAAAAAGAGAGCATCAGGTGTCATCTCCATCTTTGACGACAGCAG TCGAGATGCATCCGAGACCTCGCAGGATGATGAACAATTCCGAGCAAAGAGAGAGTTTTTGAAGAGTGGCCTTCCCGAGTCTTTTAAAAAACAGATGGCAAAGACTGCTGCCAGCAGAGAGGCTTACAGTCAGGCCTGTGCTTCATTTCAAACAGTGGTTCATGTCCAACAGACGGCCACAG ATCTTTCTATCTGGAACCTTCAGTGGCCTACAAATCCTTTACTCATTCGTTTGAAAGAGTCTTATGATTTACCATCTCTACCACTGATTTCTTTGGAGaagtctttgggtcatattacaGTTCCAGCTAAGAGAACATTATGCCATCAG GTTTCTTCCTTTCGGAAAGAGATATCCGAGTCTGTCAGACAACATCTTCTCGAGGAGATAAAGCTCTCCAATCCCTCTTTTCCTCACCAAAGGTTTTTCACACGGTTTGTTAAGAGACGTGAAGACTACAACCTCCAGGCCTCAACTCCAG AACCTGAGGGTGAGTCTAAAACACTGTGCTCCGCTGAATCTGATGTCTTGGGAAGGAAACGAAAGCGTGTAGATGAAGGAGAGGGAACCGGCAAAGTAGTAAAGAAACCAAAGTCCAGTCACACAGATGATGAGGTCATTGTGATTGAACCGACTGGGAAGGCAGGTGCTCAGGCAGCACAGGACATCCCTGAACCAGTGCCTTCTAAAAGAGGTCGAAGAGGTCGATTACAGCGGCAGAAGGAAGAACCCCAGCCTGCGAAGTCGTTATCGCCTGTGGCAAACCAGAGTGCCTCTCCAGGAGTTGTCGGCACAGAAG ATGTAGTAAAGGAAGATGTGCTTTGGACAGAGAAATATCAGCCACAGCATTCCAGTGATGTCATCGGAAATATGGAGTCTGTCCGGAAGCTACACAG CTGGTTGAAAGAGTGGAAACTGAGAGCTGACAGAGAGGAGAAAAGGAAACAGCAGGAAAAGCAGCAAGATGATGATGCTAACG AGTCTTGGCTCATGAGTGAGGGACTGGAGGATATGGAAGATCTTATGTGTAACACTCTGCTTATCACTGGACCCACTGGAGTGGGAAAGACTGCTGCAGTCTATGCATGTGCTCAGGAGCTGGGATTCAAG GTATTTGAGGTGAACTCCTCTTCTCAAAGAAGTGGTCGCCACATCTTGTCACAGCTGAAGGAAGCCACTCAATCCCATCAAGTGGATATCCAGGGTGTCAATGCCCACAAACCATCGTCCTTCAGCAATTATAGCAGCGCTAGTGTCAACACCAAGCCTGGAAACTCTCCCA GGAAGGTTAACTCACCCAGAAGGGTTGTATCATCTCCCAGGAAGCCTCCCCAGTCTCCTCGAAGTGCTCCATCTAGGAAAGGAGGCTTAGCTCCTACATCTCTGGCCAGTTTCTTTAAAGCAGGTGTAAAGCCTGCTGGCAAAGAAGTAAACAACCAGGACAAGAAAGCACAAACTG CAATAAAGGCATGCCCGAAGAAAGAGACTGTACAGAAGGGGAAACAAGGTTCCGGTGAAGTaccaacaagcaccaagatcaCTACTGAAGACCAGGGCAAGAGGACTGCTACATCTCTCATATTATTTGAGGAGGTGGACATTATTTTTGATGACGACACTGGGTTCCTGGCTGCAGTAAAAACCTTCATGACTACAACCAAGAGACCAGTCATTTTAACAACCAGCG ATCCAGCCTTTGGTGCTACCTTTGATGGGTACTTTGAAGAAATCAATTTCAAAGTTCCTTCAGTg ACAGATGTATCCAGTTATCTACAGCTGCTATGTTTGGCAGAAAACATGAGAACAGATGCCAGGGATGTATCCTCTTTGTTGGACCTGAACAGATGTGATATACGTCAAAGCCTTCTTCACCTGCAGTTCTGGGCCTGCAGTGGTGGTGGAAAGCAGGTGCAAAAGCCTCTACCTACCTCAG ATATCAAGTGTGCGGTTAAGAGTGACATTCATGAGTCTGTGAAAGCTGAGGATCTGTGTGGGGATAGTTTACCACCCTGCCACAATGCTTGCACAGAAAGTTTGTTGGGGATCCGGAATTTAGAAACAGACAATCTTGAAGAATTGTTGCTGAAT AATGAGTCTTCAGTACTTGAAAGCATTAAATGCTGGGATCTTCTCTCAGAGGTCCACAGAAGGGGCATTAATCTTCTTTATTCAAATATGGAGAGTCTACTCCCTCTGCCCACCCCTTCCATACAGCCATCCACCTTCAGATCCCAACCTGCACCAAACACACAACCTCAACCCGAGCACATTTCTCAGACCCTGAGTTTAGATCTTCTGGATGAGCCCTCTGATGACAGTAGTCCTCTGAAATTGTCTTCCAGAATGAGGGGAAGAAAGAAGCTCATCGTGGGCAATAAAGATGTTTTCCATTCTGACTCGGATTCAGAAAATGACTTCATCTCACTGCCTAAACCCAGTAAAGCTCTTGCCCAAAAGACTAAAAGTGAACCAGCTGATCAGTCTGCGACACAAGTGTCTGAAGATGTTCCAGTTAAACCGAGGCGCGCTGTGTTAACTGAGGCTGAGAGGAAGAAGAGCGAGCCGGTGTTACAGTGCTTAAGCAGCTTAGCAGAGTATATAGATAATATGTCCTTCCTGGACTCCTCTCTTCACTGTCAGCCCTCGCAGGCCGAGGGAATCTGCAGACTACGGGACTTTTGCTGGACCGGTGCAGAGGTCAAAAGTGGGATGACTGATGATGTTCGGTTAGAGTGTGCAAGCCAGGTAACTGGGATTGGTGGGGAAGACATCCACGCTGTGCTGGGACACATGAGCTTTAGTAAGTGCAGGGCTGCTGTCTCGAAAGCGTGGGACAGAGCACAACACCTAGAAGAGGACATCAGAAGAGATGCAGAGATGGAGCTCAGCCTTCCTGTGGCTTCACACAGACAAGGCTTTAGCCTTGCTCAAAATACTCCCTGTGAACCAAg GGTGGTGGAGATGAGAGGTGAGGTGATGCGGTCAGTGCTCTCCAACAGATCAGCTGGAACCCTGGGGAACCGAACAGCAGTTTCTCTCGACTATCTGCCCACTCTGCGTGCCATCTGTAGATCAGAGAAACTAAAGGAGCAGGGGAAGATCAAACGCAG ATTCTTGCACTATTTGGATGGTATTCACTTCACTCTTCCTAAAAGCACCATGGGGTTCCTGGCATCAGAGTTTCCTTAA
- the atad5a gene encoding ATPase family AAA domain-containing protein 5 isoform X2 encodes MAGVVAMAAVMEDFESQPCKKVRKDAETPPVRTITNYFSPKPVEKPFSPPRSNNIMDYFKKTPPAQEIKSCSKVTKENSPQPSEQVSSHEIPGKPLRAKGLKRTRKTKDIKKSNEEDAQVPTDDVILIENQKDLSIKESAKGIDTSSETVCDGSLDKQLGKKKIATEADPNAMKETMESCDLGRKKDCGNSALSAPTEMKAKNKKSTLRRNRKAKGGCEEAKQCVSNAQESDQPVCDAKSEEDADKTSVPNSTVTISFEDFVLKESLKEDEGDDITSSDSVVPETLGDANACKDQSESAVVPLQVSPRTLTVQAEVHPISPDQELVKVAKDFKVASIFSRNKCKTKENKTLAVLSPEVKPNVLPDLKRKSNVVILEEDLELDVVESSTNPKSTEAERKQFMNAFKQPSLDGFKSKTNKSQSKQNQIETMDKEHEDTSLESKSVTSPEQTEEQKNCPGDKKKPDRKPGKKRQAKMDEDAPKEPKEVTKEMEIDKESSPAEDEGSKQTGRELRRSSRDLSHRQSATVLNTNSTSQKGRQKGKPKDDVTQNTPSVASTPKVHRLKRGIYKAEMLCPPDMKCSPIRMRITRLLPSSATKGGDFEISSPLSTQEINAEKKRKRAKKLVEKAKALRQSKKDTTKENTTLRRSSRSKESSVNYCDEDSIVFMEESKSTPVTTQESGKSQKKLRSLNEVLGKPQSKASTKLAPLFVEKKRASGVISIFDDSSRDASETSQDDEQFRAKREFLKSGLPESFKKQMAKTAASREAYSQACASFQTVVHVQQTATDLSIWNLQWPTNPLLIRLKESYDLPSLPLISLEKSLGHITVPAKRTLCHQVSSFRKEISESVRQHLLEEIKLSNPSFPHQRFFTRFVKRREDYNLQASTPEPEGESKTLCSAESDVLGRKRKRVDEGEGTGKVVKKPKSSHTDDEVIVIEPTGKAGAQAAQDIPEPVPSKRGRRGRLQRQKEEPQPAKSLSPVANQSASPGVVGTEDVVKEDVLWTEKYQPQHSSDVIGNMESVRKLHSWLKEWKLRADREEKRKQQEKQQDDDANESWLMSEGLEDMEDLMCNTLLITGPTGVGKTAAVYACAQELGFKVFEVNSSSQRSGRHILSQLKEATQSHQVDIQGVNAHKPSSFSNYSSASVNTKPGNSPRKVNSPRRVVSSPRKPPQSPRSAPSRKGGLAPTSLASFFKAGVKPAGKEVNNQDKKAQTAIKACPKKETVQKGKQGSGEVPTSTKITTEDQGKRTATSLILFEEVDIIFDDDTGFLAAVKTFMTTTKRPVILTTSDPAFGATFDGYFEEINFKVPSVTDVSSYLQLLCLAENMRTDARDVSSLLDLNRCDIRQSLLHLQFWACSGGGKQVQKPLPTSDIKCAVKSDIHESVKAEDLCGDSLPPCHNACTESLLGIRNLETDNLEELLLNNESSVLESIKCWDLLSEVHRRGINLLYSNMESLLPLPTPSIQPSTFRSQPAPNTQPQPEHISQTLSLDLLDEPSDDSSPLKLSSRMRGRKKLIVGNKDVFHSDSDSENDFISLPKPSKALAQKTKSEPADQSATQVSEDVPVKPRRAVLTEAERKKSEPVLQCLSSLAEYIDNMSFLDSSLHCQPSQAEGICRLRDFCWTGAEVKSGMTDDVRLECASQVTGIGGEDIHAVLGHMSFSKCRAAVSKAWDRAQHLEEDIRRDAEMELSLPVASHRQGFSLAQNTPCEPRVVEMRGEVMRSVLSNRSAGTLGNRTAVSLDYLPTLRAICRSEKLKEQGKIKRRFLHYLDGIHFTLPKSTMGFLASEFP; translated from the exons ATGGCTGGGGTCGTTGCTATGGCAGCTGTCATGGAGGATTTTGAGAGTCAG CCATGCAAGAAAGTAAGGAAGGATGCAGAAACACCACCTGTCAGAACCATAACTAACTACTTTTCACCTAAGCCGGTGGAAAAACCATTCTCGCCACCACGATCCAACAACATTATGGACTATTTCAAGAAGACCCCACCAGCACAGGAGATAAAAAGCTGCTCTAAGGTAACTAAAGAGAATTCCCCTCAACCATCAGAGCAAGTTAGTAGTCATGAAATCCCAGGCAAACCTTTAAGAGCAAAGGGGCTCAAGCGAACCAGGAAGACCAAGGATATAAAAAAGTCCAATGAGGAGGATGCACAAGTGCCCACTGATGATGTTATCTTGATAGAGAACCAGAAAGATCTTTCGATAAAGGAAAGTGCCAAAGGTATTGATACATCGTCTGAAACTGTTTGTGATGGCTCTTTAGATAAACAATTAGGTAAGAAGAAAATTGCTACAGAGGCTGATCCAAATGCTATGAAGGAGACCATGGAAAGTTGTGACCTAGGCAGAAAGAAAGATTGTGGGAATTCTGCTCTTAGCGCTCCTACAGAGATGAAGGCTAAAAACAAGAAATCTACCTTAAGGAGAAACCGAAAGGCAAAGGGTGGCTGTGAAGAAGCAAAGCAGTGTGTATCTAATGCTCAAGAGTCTGACCAGCCCGTATGTGATGCTAAATCTGAGGAAGATGCCGATAAGACATCCGTGCCGAACAGCACTGTCACAATATCATTTGAAGACTTTGTGCTTAAAGAGAGCCTGAAGGAGGATGAGGGCGATGACATTACCAGCTCTGACAGCGTTGTTCCTGAGACATTGGGTGATGCTAACGCCTGTAAAGATCAGAGTGAATCTGCAGTTGTTCCTTTGCAGGTCTCTCCTCGAACTCTCACGGTCCAGGCTGAGGTGCATCCCATTTCCCCGGATCAGGAGTTGGTTAAGGTTGCCAAGGATTTTAAAGTAGCATCAATTTTCAGTagaaacaaatgtaaaacaaaagaGAACAAGACTTTGGCTGTTCTTAGCCCAGAGGTTAAACCAAATGTATTGCCTGACCTCAAAAGGAAATCTAATGTTGTTATTCTTGAAGAAGATTTGGAGCTTGATGTGGTGGAGTCAAGCACCAATCCCAAAAGCACTGAGGCAGAGAGAAAACAGTTCAtgaatgcctttaaacaacctAGCCTTGATGGGTTTAAAAGCAAAACCAACAAAAGCCAGAGCAAGCAAAACCAGATTGAGACCATGGACAAGGAGCATGAAGATACATCTCTGGAAAGCAAATCTGTGACCAGCCCTGAGCAGACTGAAGAACAGAAAAACTGTCCTGGGGATAAAAAGAAGCCAGATAGGAAGCCTGGGAAAAAGAGACAAGCAAAGATGGATGAAGATGCACCTAAAGAACCCAAGGAAGTTACGAAAGAGATGGAGATTGACAAAGAAAGTAGCCCAGCTGAAGATGAAGGCAGCAAACAGACTGGCAGAGAGCTGAGGAGGTCATCCAGAGATCTTTCACACAGACAGTCTGCAACTGTGCTCAATACAAATTCAACATCCCAGAAAGGGAGACAAAAAGGTAAACCGAAGGATGACGTGACTCAAAATACACCCTCCGTTGCCTCCACTCCAAAAGTTCACAGGCTCAAAAGGGGCATTTATAAAGCTGAAATGCTGTGCCCACCAGACATGAAATGCAGCCCTATCAG GATGAGAATCACCAGACTATTACCGTCGTCTGCCACCAAAGGCGGAGATTTTGAAATATCAAGCCCTCTTTCAACACAG GAGATTAACGCAGAGAAGAAAAGAAAACGAGCAAAAAAGCTGGTGGAAAAAGCCAAAGCTTTACGGCAAAGCAAAAAGGACACTACTAAGGAAAACACAACTCTACGACGCTCTTCAAGAAGCAAAGAGTCTAGCGTAAATTACTGTGATGAG GACTCTATTGTATTTATGGAGGAAAGTAAAAGCACTCCAGTCACTACACAGGAAAGTGGCAAAAGCCAGAAGAAGCTCCGTAGTTTAAATGAGGTTTTGGGGAAACCTCAAAGCAAAGCTT CTACTAAACTGGCTCCTCTGTTTGTTGAGAAAAAGAGAGCATCAGGTGTCATCTCCATCTTTGACGACAGCAG TCGAGATGCATCCGAGACCTCGCAGGATGATGAACAATTCCGAGCAAAGAGAGAGTTTTTGAAGAGTGGCCTTCCCGAGTCTTTTAAAAAACAGATGGCAAAGACTGCTGCCAGCAGAGAGGCTTACAGTCAGGCCTGTGCTTCATTTCAAACAGTGGTTCATGTCCAACAGACGGCCACAG ATCTTTCTATCTGGAACCTTCAGTGGCCTACAAATCCTTTACTCATTCGTTTGAAAGAGTCTTATGATTTACCATCTCTACCACTGATTTCTTTGGAGaagtctttgggtcatattacaGTTCCAGCTAAGAGAACATTATGCCATCAG GTTTCTTCCTTTCGGAAAGAGATATCCGAGTCTGTCAGACAACATCTTCTCGAGGAGATAAAGCTCTCCAATCCCTCTTTTCCTCACCAAAGGTTTTTCACACGGTTTGTTAAGAGACGTGAAGACTACAACCTCCAGGCCTCAACTCCAG AACCTGAGGGTGAGTCTAAAACACTGTGCTCCGCTGAATCTGATGTCTTGGGAAGGAAACGAAAGCGTGTAGATGAAGGAGAGGGAACCGGCAAAGTAGTAAAGAAACCAAAGTCCAGTCACACAGATGATGAGGTCATTGTGATTGAACCGACTGGGAAGGCAGGTGCTCAGGCAGCACAGGACATCCCTGAACCAGTGCCTTCTAAAAGAGGTCGAAGAGGTCGATTACAGCGGCAGAAGGAAGAACCCCAGCCTGCGAAGTCGTTATCGCCTGTGGCAAACCAGAGTGCCTCTCCAGGAGTTGTCGGCACAGAAG ATGTAGTAAAGGAAGATGTGCTTTGGACAGAGAAATATCAGCCACAGCATTCCAGTGATGTCATCGGAAATATGGAGTCTGTCCGGAAGCTACACAG CTGGTTGAAAGAGTGGAAACTGAGAGCTGACAGAGAGGAGAAAAGGAAACAGCAGGAAAAGCAGCAAGATGATGATGCTAACG AGTCTTGGCTCATGAGTGAGGGACTGGAGGATATGGAAGATCTTATGTGTAACACTCTGCTTATCACTGGACCCACTGGAGTGGGAAAGACTGCTGCAGTCTATGCATGTGCTCAGGAGCTGGGATTCAAG GTATTTGAGGTGAACTCCTCTTCTCAAAGAAGTGGTCGCCACATCTTGTCACAGCTGAAGGAAGCCACTCAATCCCATCAAGTGGATATCCAGGGTGTCAATGCCCACAAACCATCGTCCTTCAGCAATTATAGCAGCGCTAGTGTCAACACCAAGCCTGGAAACTCTCCCA GGAAGGTTAACTCACCCAGAAGGGTTGTATCATCTCCCAGGAAGCCTCCCCAGTCTCCTCGAAGTGCTCCATCTAGGAAAGGAGGCTTAGCTCCTACATCTCTGGCCAGTTTCTTTAAAGCAGGTGTAAAGCCTGCTGGCAAAGAAGTAAACAACCAGGACAAGAAAGCACAAACTG CAATAAAGGCATGCCCGAAGAAAGAGACTGTACAGAAGGGGAAACAAGGTTCCGGTGAAGTaccaacaagcaccaagatcaCTACTGAAGACCAGGGCAAGAGGACTGCTACATCTCTCATATTATTTGAGGAGGTGGACATTATTTTTGATGACGACACTGGGTTCCTGGCTGCAGTAAAAACCTTCATGACTACAACCAAGAGACCAGTCATTTTAACAACCAGCG ATCCAGCCTTTGGTGCTACCTTTGATGGGTACTTTGAAGAAATCAATTTCAAAGTTCCTTCAGTg ACAGATGTATCCAGTTATCTACAGCTGCTATGTTTGGCAGAAAACATGAGAACAGATGCCAGGGATGTATCCTCTTTGTTGGACCTGAACAGATGTGATATACGTCAAAGCCTTCTTCACCTGCAGTTCTGGGCCTGCAGTGGTGGTGGAAAGCAGGTGCAAAAGCCTCTACCTACCTCAG ATATCAAGTGTGCGGTTAAGAGTGACATTCATGAGTCTGTGAAAGCTGAGGATCTGTGTGGGGATAGTTTACCACCCTGCCACAATGCTTGCACAGAAAGTTTGTTGGGGATCCGGAATTTAGAAACAGACAATCTTGAAGAATTGTTGCTGAAT AATGAGTCTTCAGTACTTGAAAGCATTAAATGCTGGGATCTTCTCTCAGAGGTCCACAGAAGGGGCATTAATCTTCTTTATTCAAATATGGAGAGTCTACTCCCTCTGCCCACCCCTTCCATACAGCCATCCACCTTCAGATCCCAACCTGCACCAAACACACAACCTCAACCCGAGCACATTTCTCAGACCCTGAGTTTAGATCTTCTGGATGAGCCCTCTGATGACAGTAGTCCTCTGAAATTGTCTTCCAGAATGAGGGGAAGAAAGAAGCTCATCGTGGGCAATAAAGATGTTTTCCATTCTGACTCGGATTCAGAAAATGACTTCATCTCACTGCCTAAACCCAGTAAAGCTCTTGCCCAAAAGACTAAAAGTGAACCAGCTGATCAGTCTGCGACACAAGTGTCTGAAGATGTTCCAGTTAAACCGAGGCGCGCTGTGTTAACTGAGGCTGAGAGGAAGAAGAGCGAGCCGGTGTTACAGTGCTTAAGCAGCTTAGCAGAGTATATAGATAATATGTCCTTCCTGGACTCCTCTCTTCACTGTCAGCCCTCGCAGGCCGAGGGAATCTGCAGACTACGGGACTTTTGCTGGACCGGTGCAGAGGTCAAAAGTGGGATGACTGATGATGTTCGGTTAGAGTGTGCAAGCCAGGTAACTGGGATTGGTGGGGAAGACATCCACGCTGTGCTGGGACACATGAGCTTTAGTAAGTGCAGGGCTGCTGTCTCGAAAGCGTGGGACAGAGCACAACACCTAGAAGAGGACATCAGAAGAGATGCAGAGATGGAGCTCAGCCTTCCTGTGGCTTCACACAGACAAGGCTTTAGCCTTGCTCAAAATACTCCCTGTGAACCAAg GGTGGTGGAGATGAGAGGTGAGGTGATGCGGTCAGTGCTCTCCAACAGATCAGCTGGAACCCTGGGGAACCGAACAGCAGTTTCTCTCGACTATCTGCCCACTCTGCGTGCCATCTGTAGATCAGAGAAACTAAAGGAGCAGGGGAAGATCAAACGCAG ATTCTTGCACTATTTGGATGGTATTCACTTCACTCTTCCTAAAAGCACCATGGGGTTCCTGGCATCAGAGTTTCCTTAA